A stretch of the Erinaceus europaeus chromosome 1, mEriEur2.1, whole genome shotgun sequence genome encodes the following:
- the BPIFA3 gene encoding BPI fold-containing family A member 3 isoform X2 — MCPLWRLLVLCLLSWPSALHQSLWSGLTKAHTDSTSALVRILAQGLEKHNAERRIQNLRLLESLNASGQMASGMVGWLIGSMTLQQQEESSTNITNIQLNYDGIQMSFYKEWFSANISHDFDIDLRLPLNNKLTTLHTSMILAVEFWLEKDGFGRRELVTGSCHVEPSSVHMSVLTDDIPSKMKHFVHNLRENLQSVIPQLVESQVCPLIDEILRQLDVKLLKSLIEQAAAHEFYQL; from the exons ATGTGTCCACTCTGGAGGCTCCTGGTCCTCTGCTTGCTATCCTGGCCCTCAGCACTGCACCAGTCACTCTGGTCTGGCCTGACCAAGGCCCACACAGACAGCACTTCCGCCCTGGTGAGAA TTCTCGCCCAGGGCCTGGAGAAGCATAATGCAGAGAGGCGAATTCAGAACCTGCGCCTCCTGGAAAGTCTGAATGCCTCGGGGCAGATGGCCTCAGGGATGGTGGGCTGGCTGATTGGCAGCATGACCCTCCAGCAGCAGGAAGAGAGCAG CACCAACATCACCAACATCCAGCTGAACTATGACGGGATCCAGATGTCTTTCTACAAGGAGTGGTTCTCAGCCAATATCTCACATGACTTTGACATTGACTTGAGACT GCCTCTCAATAACAAGCTCACAACATTACACACAAGCATGATCTTGGCTGTGGAATTCTGGCTGGAGAAAGATGGGTTTGGCCGCAGAGAGCTGGTGACAGGCAGCTGCCACGTGGAGCCCAGCAGCGTCCATATGTCAGTCCTCACAGA TGACATCCCATCAAAGATGAAACACTTTGTTCACAATCTCAGGGAGAATCTGCAAAGTGTTATCCCACAACTGGTAGAAAGTCAG GTATGTCCTCTGATTGATGAAATCCTCAGACAGCTTGATGTGAAGCTGTTGAAAAGCCTCATAG AACAGGCTGCCGCTCATGAATTCTATCAACTGTGA
- the BPIFA3 gene encoding BPI fold-containing family A member 3 isoform X1: MCPLWRLLVLCLLSWPSALHQSLWSGLTKAHTDSTSALHWGGHAVRISTLSRDTVRPSAVLAQGLEKHNAERRIQNLRLLESLNASGQMASGMVGWLIGSMTLQQQEESSTNITNIQLNYDGIQMSFYKEWFSANISHDFDIDLRLPLNNKLTTLHTSMILAVEFWLEKDGFGRRELVTGSCHVEPSSVHMSVLTDDIPSKMKHFVHNLRENLQSVIPQLVESQVCPLIDEILRQLDVKLLKSLIEQAAAHEFYQL, encoded by the exons ATGTGTCCACTCTGGAGGCTCCTGGTCCTCTGCTTGCTATCCTGGCCCTCAGCACTGCACCAGTCACTCTGGTCTGGCCTGACCAAGGCCCACACAGACAGCACTTCCGCCCTG CACTGGGGTGGCCATGCAGTAAGAATCTCCACTTTGAGCAGAGACACTGTcagaccctctgcag TTCTCGCCCAGGGCCTGGAGAAGCATAATGCAGAGAGGCGAATTCAGAACCTGCGCCTCCTGGAAAGTCTGAATGCCTCGGGGCAGATGGCCTCAGGGATGGTGGGCTGGCTGATTGGCAGCATGACCCTCCAGCAGCAGGAAGAGAGCAG CACCAACATCACCAACATCCAGCTGAACTATGACGGGATCCAGATGTCTTTCTACAAGGAGTGGTTCTCAGCCAATATCTCACATGACTTTGACATTGACTTGAGACT GCCTCTCAATAACAAGCTCACAACATTACACACAAGCATGATCTTGGCTGTGGAATTCTGGCTGGAGAAAGATGGGTTTGGCCGCAGAGAGCTGGTGACAGGCAGCTGCCACGTGGAGCCCAGCAGCGTCCATATGTCAGTCCTCACAGA TGACATCCCATCAAAGATGAAACACTTTGTTCACAATCTCAGGGAGAATCTGCAAAGTGTTATCCCACAACTGGTAGAAAGTCAG GTATGTCCTCTGATTGATGAAATCCTCAGACAGCTTGATGTGAAGCTGTTGAAAAGCCTCATAG AACAGGCTGCCGCTCATGAATTCTATCAACTGTGA
- the BPIFA3 gene encoding BPI fold-containing family A member 3 isoform X3 has protein sequence MCPLWRLLVLCLLSWPSALHQSLWSGLTKAHTDSTSALHWGGHAVRISTLSRDTVRPSAVLAQGLEKHNAERRIQNLRLLESLNASGQMASGMVGWLIGSMTLQQQEESSTNITNIQLNYDGIQMSFYKEWFSANISHDFDIDLRLDIPSKMKHFVHNLRENLQSVIPQLVESQVCPLIDEILRQLDVKLLKSLIEQAAAHEFYQL, from the exons ATGTGTCCACTCTGGAGGCTCCTGGTCCTCTGCTTGCTATCCTGGCCCTCAGCACTGCACCAGTCACTCTGGTCTGGCCTGACCAAGGCCCACACAGACAGCACTTCCGCCCTG CACTGGGGTGGCCATGCAGTAAGAATCTCCACTTTGAGCAGAGACACTGTcagaccctctgcag TTCTCGCCCAGGGCCTGGAGAAGCATAATGCAGAGAGGCGAATTCAGAACCTGCGCCTCCTGGAAAGTCTGAATGCCTCGGGGCAGATGGCCTCAGGGATGGTGGGCTGGCTGATTGGCAGCATGACCCTCCAGCAGCAGGAAGAGAGCAG CACCAACATCACCAACATCCAGCTGAACTATGACGGGATCCAGATGTCTTTCTACAAGGAGTGGTTCTCAGCCAATATCTCACATGACTTTGACATTGACTTGAGACT TGACATCCCATCAAAGATGAAACACTTTGTTCACAATCTCAGGGAGAATCTGCAAAGTGTTATCCCACAACTGGTAGAAAGTCAG GTATGTCCTCTGATTGATGAAATCCTCAGACAGCTTGATGTGAAGCTGTTGAAAAGCCTCATAG AACAGGCTGCCGCTCATGAATTCTATCAACTGTGA